From Gordonia crocea, the proteins below share one genomic window:
- a CDS encoding class I SAM-dependent methyltransferase produces MAGVGDYWNHNTAYHRWIVSVANRTNATAVLDVGCGDGLLMQRLARAGTSVWGIEPDARTAQRARARLQDVPHTHVAESDFASYDPGDQLFDLITVVATLHHMDLQSSLAKAKSLLRPGGTLMIVGLARNGSAVDWLLAGLSLPLVCLGSSLHGEIRDIGVPVAEPVETMDEIRALAGKLLPGVRIRRGLYYRYLLSWTRPAPRAERSWSIR; encoded by the coding sequence ATGGCCGGGGTGGGCGACTACTGGAATCACAACACCGCTTACCACCGATGGATCGTGTCCGTCGCGAACCGCACGAACGCGACAGCCGTCTTGGACGTCGGATGCGGCGACGGCCTGCTCATGCAACGGCTGGCGCGGGCGGGAACCAGCGTCTGGGGCATCGAGCCCGATGCCCGCACTGCGCAGCGCGCACGAGCACGCCTGCAGGACGTTCCGCACACCCACGTGGCCGAGTCCGACTTCGCCTCTTACGATCCGGGCGACCAGCTCTTCGACCTGATCACCGTCGTCGCGACCCTCCACCACATGGACCTGCAGTCTTCGCTGGCGAAGGCCAAGTCATTGCTTCGCCCCGGCGGGACGCTCATGATTGTCGGTCTTGCCCGCAACGGGTCGGCTGTCGACTGGTTGCTGGCAGGGCTTTCGCTGCCGTTGGTCTGCCTCGGATCGTCCCTCCACGGGGAGATCCGCGACATCGGTGTGCCCGTCGCCGAGCCGGTCGAGACGATGGACGAGATCCGGGCGCTCGCCGGCAAGCTGCTTCCCGGTGTCCGGATCAGGCGAGGGCTCTACTACCGCTACCTGCTGTCCTGGACGCGACCGGCACCGAGGGCGGAGCGCTCATGGTCGATACGATGA
- a CDS encoding alpha/beta hydrolase, with protein sequence MASSLLAAALAAAACVVLPAVASASPKARISKSYKLSALRTDIVVASPSMGKNIRVSVLTPRADRGPRSTVYLLDGAGATKGVSDWITKGRAGQFFADKNVNVVLPMGGAGTFYTNWRKRDPKLGKPQWETFLTRELPPLVDKQFNGTGRNALIGLSMGGQAAYTLIARHPQLYTGAASLSGCPPVSGPLNQGYVRTTVAKTGGDANNMWGPPGSRSWRAHDPVMHLDALRGKHLFLSAGSGAIGPLDLAPRTGDDMPQEAVNASGSALELGAYRCSLEFAVQLRQAGIAYTDGFRLIGTHSWPYWRQDLPLAWATVSRGL encoded by the coding sequence GTGGCCAGTTCACTGCTTGCCGCGGCGCTTGCCGCGGCGGCGTGCGTCGTGCTGCCCGCAGTCGCCTCGGCGTCCCCGAAGGCCAGGATCTCCAAGTCGTACAAGCTGAGCGCGCTGCGGACCGACATCGTCGTCGCCTCGCCGTCGATGGGAAAGAACATCCGGGTCTCGGTGCTGACCCCTCGTGCCGACCGTGGTCCGCGCTCGACGGTGTACCTGCTCGACGGTGCCGGCGCGACCAAGGGCGTCAGCGACTGGATCACCAAGGGCCGGGCCGGGCAGTTCTTCGCCGACAAGAACGTGAACGTCGTCTTGCCGATGGGTGGAGCCGGCACGTTCTACACCAACTGGCGCAAGCGCGACCCGAAGCTCGGCAAGCCGCAGTGGGAGACCTTCTTGACCCGCGAACTGCCGCCCCTGGTGGACAAGCAGTTCAACGGCACCGGTCGCAACGCGCTGATCGGGCTGTCGATGGGCGGGCAGGCGGCCTACACCCTCATCGCCCGGCACCCGCAGCTCTACACCGGTGCCGCCTCCCTCTCGGGTTGCCCGCCGGTCTCGGGGCCGTTGAACCAGGGTTACGTCCGCACCACCGTCGCCAAGACGGGCGGCGACGCCAACAACATGTGGGGTCCGCCCGGGTCGCGGTCGTGGCGGGCCCACGACCCGGTGATGCACCTCGACGCGTTGCGGGGCAAGCACCTGTTCCTGTCTGCGGGCTCCGGGGCGATCGGCCCGCTCGACCTGGCGCCGCGCACGGGCGACGACATGCCGCAGGAGGCGGTCAACGCCTCGGGGTCGGCGCTGGAACTGGGTGCCTACCGATGCTCGCTGGAGTTCGCGGTTCAGCTGCGCCAGGCCGGCATCGCCTACACCGACGGCTTCCGGCTCATCGGCACGCACAGCTGGCCGTATTGGCGCCAGGACCTCCCGCTCGCCTGGGCCACCGTCTCCCGCGGTCTCTGA
- the hisC gene encoding histidinol-phosphate transaminase produces the protein MTPRLRPDLDDLPVYVPGKTYPGAIKLASNEVTFGPLPSVASAIADAVSSINRYPDNAMVELTEALAKKLGVTSTEVQVGCGSVTLCQNLITVTCRPGDEVLFGWRSFETYPIATRIAGATPVQIPLDDGLGYDLPAMAKAVTDKTRLVFICNPNNPTGTVVSRDDLVAFLRAVPDDLVVALDEAYIEYTRLGAAQDYDALELRREFPNLVVLRTFSKAYGLAGLRVGYAVADPAVITALGKAHIPFSINTLAQRAAVACLAADDELLARTDAVVTERVRVTAQLRTLGYRVPESQANFVWLDLGSEALPFAQASTEAGVIVRPFDGDGVRVTVTEVDENDAFLAFAADWARRRG, from the coding sequence GTGACCCCGCGACTGCGCCCCGACCTGGACGACCTGCCCGTCTACGTACCGGGAAAGACCTATCCCGGCGCGATCAAGCTGGCCAGCAACGAGGTCACCTTCGGCCCGCTGCCCAGCGTCGCATCCGCGATCGCCGATGCGGTGTCGAGCATCAACCGCTACCCCGACAACGCGATGGTCGAGCTGACCGAGGCCCTGGCCAAGAAGCTCGGCGTGACCTCGACGGAGGTCCAGGTCGGCTGTGGGTCGGTGACGCTGTGCCAGAACCTGATCACCGTCACCTGCCGCCCCGGCGACGAAGTCCTGTTCGGTTGGCGCTCCTTCGAGACCTATCCGATCGCGACGCGGATCGCCGGCGCGACGCCCGTCCAGATCCCCCTCGACGACGGGCTCGGCTACGATCTCCCGGCGATGGCGAAGGCCGTCACCGACAAGACCCGCCTGGTCTTCATCTGCAACCCGAACAACCCCACCGGCACGGTGGTCAGCCGCGACGATCTCGTCGCCTTCCTGCGCGCGGTACCCGACGACCTCGTCGTCGCTCTCGACGAGGCCTACATCGAGTACACGAGGCTCGGCGCCGCCCAGGACTACGACGCCCTCGAATTGCGCCGAGAGTTCCCCAACCTCGTGGTGCTGCGGACCTTTTCGAAGGCCTACGGGCTGGCCGGGTTGCGCGTCGGCTACGCCGTGGCCGACCCCGCGGTGATCACCGCACTCGGCAAGGCGCACATCCCCTTCTCGATCAACACCCTGGCCCAACGCGCCGCGGTCGCCTGTCTGGCCGCCGACGACGAGCTCCTGGCCCGCACCGACGCCGTCGTCACCGAGCGCGTGCGCGTCACCGCCCAGTTGCGCACCCTGGGCTACCGGGTGCCCGAGTCTCAGGCCAACTTCGTCTGGCTCGACCTGGGCAGCGAGGCATTGCCGTTCGCGCAGGCGAGTACCGAGGCGGGGGTGATCGTCCGCCCGTTCGACGGCGACGGTGTCCGCGTCACGGTGACCGAGGTCGATGAGAACGACGCGTTCCTCGCGTTTGCCGCCGACTGGGCCCGCCGCCGAGGCTGA
- a CDS encoding tyrosine-type recombinase/integrase, with product MGRPTLPLGTWGKITRTQVSDGRWRARARYRDYDGHTRVVERYGASGAKAERTLIEALKTRSKVRAADADITRDTRLADLAQAWLQVREKDGLAQATLDLYAQTVNVHITPGIGQVMVGEATVGVCERFVSTKTGTVAKRCRMVLTGMMQLAAQHDAVDRNPVRETTAVNLGKKTPKALDTATLAVYRHRVAAWCAAGSGGRPRDTDLPDLVEVLIGTGARINEVLPIEWADLHWGGDGDDPATLVLHRSKSPEDEFVVVLPDFAVKALRRQRKRKHPGALVFPSHSLTVRASRNVNRQLREARNFTGDGTKANPDLSWVTPHTLRRTVATVVAEALGDEAAAGQLGHSSPTVTRKHYIDRRWASDVTGVLDGLAPVRGVSGGFSVGELS from the coding sequence ATGGGCAGGCCGACACTCCCTTTGGGCACGTGGGGCAAGATCACCCGCACCCAAGTCTCCGACGGCCGCTGGCGCGCCAGGGCACGCTACCGCGACTACGACGGCCACACCCGGGTTGTCGAACGCTACGGGGCATCGGGAGCCAAAGCCGAACGCACCCTCATCGAAGCCTTGAAAACCCGGTCCAAGGTTCGTGCCGCCGATGCTGACATCACCCGCGACACCCGGCTCGCCGACCTCGCACAAGCATGGCTCCAAGTACGGGAGAAAGACGGACTCGCCCAAGCAACACTCGACCTATACGCCCAAACCGTGAACGTGCACATCACCCCCGGTATCGGGCAAGTCATGGTCGGTGAAGCCACCGTCGGAGTGTGCGAACGGTTCGTGAGCACCAAGACCGGCACCGTCGCGAAACGATGCCGCATGGTCCTGACCGGCATGATGCAGCTCGCCGCCCAACACGATGCGGTCGACCGCAACCCCGTGCGGGAAACAACCGCGGTCAACCTCGGCAAGAAGACCCCGAAGGCTCTCGACACCGCCACCCTCGCCGTCTACCGGCACCGTGTCGCGGCGTGGTGCGCAGCCGGCTCCGGGGGCCGACCCCGCGACACCGACCTACCGGATTTGGTGGAGGTGCTGATCGGCACCGGTGCCCGCATCAACGAGGTGCTGCCGATCGAGTGGGCTGACCTGCATTGGGGTGGGGACGGGGATGATCCGGCGACCCTGGTCTTGCACCGCTCCAAGTCCCCGGAGGACGAGTTCGTGGTGGTGCTACCGGACTTCGCTGTGAAGGCTCTGCGGAGGCAGCGCAAGCGTAAGCATCCGGGGGCGCTGGTGTTTCCGTCGCACAGTCTGACGGTGAGGGCGTCGCGGAACGTGAATCGGCAGTTGCGGGAGGCCCGTAACTTCACCGGTGACGGGACGAAGGCGAACCCGGATTTGTCGTGGGTGACGCCGCACACGCTGCGGCGGACGGTGGCGACGGTGGTTGCCGAAGCGTTGGGGGATGAGGCTGCGGCCGGCCAGTTGGGGCATTCGTCGCCGACGGTGACGCGCAAGCATTACATCGATCGCCGGTGGGCGTCGGATGTGACGGGGGTGCTTGATGGGTTGGCGCCGGTCCGTGGAGTTTCCGGTGGGTTTTCGGTGGGTGAGCTGTCCTAG
- a CDS encoding DUF3263 domain-containing protein, with protein sequence MTDEDRALLDFADRWWRTAGAQHDAITRELGMTPTRYFQRLNALLDDPAALAHNPALVRRLQRVRAQRDTGRTARRTLG encoded by the coding sequence ATGACCGACGAGGACCGTGCACTGCTGGATTTCGCTGACAGGTGGTGGCGGACCGCTGGCGCCCAACACGACGCCATCACCCGCGAACTCGGCATGACGCCGACCCGCTACTTCCAGCGGTTGAACGCCCTGCTGGACGATCCGGCAGCGTTGGCGCACAACCCAGCATTGGTGCGGCGGCTGCAACGTGTCCGTGCTCAACGCGACACCGGCCGCACGGCGCGTCGTACACTCGGCTGA
- a CDS encoding MT-A70 family methyltransferase: MTPTIDTLPQTPDITPLPTIDGGFQTVLADPPWRFANRTGKVAPEHRRLDRYGTMDLESIKALPVGDVTAKNAHLYLWVPNALLLEGIDVLQSWGFRYVSNVIWAKRRKDGGPDGRGVGFYFRNVTEPILFGVKGSMRTLPPARSTVNMIETRKREHSRKPDEQYDLIESCSPGPYLEMFARYARPGWSAWGNESDAEVEPKGQAHKGYSGGAIENFPSLEPHERMSPWLADRMAQILAEEYAAGSSINELVDKSGYSIQRVRGLLDKGGVELRGRGRPKTTAKAPTAKKPPAKKVAAHV; encoded by the coding sequence ATGACCCCGACGATCGACACTCTGCCGCAGACCCCTGACATAACGCCCCTGCCGACCATCGACGGCGGCTTCCAGACCGTGTTGGCCGACCCCCCGTGGCGGTTCGCCAACCGTACCGGCAAGGTTGCTCCTGAACACCGCCGCCTGGACCGCTACGGCACGATGGACCTTGAATCCATCAAGGCCCTGCCCGTCGGCGACGTCACCGCGAAGAACGCCCACCTGTACCTCTGGGTCCCCAACGCGCTGCTACTCGAAGGCATAGACGTGTTGCAGTCGTGGGGATTCCGCTACGTCTCCAACGTCATCTGGGCCAAGCGGCGCAAGGACGGCGGCCCCGACGGTCGCGGCGTCGGGTTCTACTTCCGCAACGTCACCGAGCCGATCCTGTTCGGCGTCAAAGGCTCGATGCGGACGCTGCCGCCTGCTCGATCGACGGTGAACATGATCGAGACCCGCAAGCGCGAGCACTCCCGCAAACCCGATGAGCAGTACGACCTCATCGAGAGCTGCTCTCCCGGCCCGTACCTGGAGATGTTCGCCCGCTACGCTCGGCCGGGCTGGTCGGCCTGGGGCAACGAGTCCGACGCCGAGGTCGAGCCCAAAGGGCAAGCGCATAAGGGTTACTCCGGAGGTGCGATCGAGAACTTCCCATCGCTTGAGCCGCACGAGCGGATGAGCCCGTGGTTGGCCGATCGGATGGCACAGATCCTCGCCGAGGAATACGCCGCCGGATCGTCCATCAACGAGCTTGTCGACAAATCCGGATACTCGATCCAGCGCGTGCGCGGACTGCTCGATAAGGGCGGCGTGGAGTTGCGAGGCAGGGGCCGACCCAAGACCACCGCGAAAGCGCCGACTGCGAAGAAACCTCCGGCGAAGAAAGTCGCTGCTCACGTTTGA
- a CDS encoding BglII/BstYI family type II restriction endonuclease, which yields MQLTESWAETFPASVLDRYDVRETRNAAAVMRTTTPQAFQDMIDVLDGFELTLDKLTTPGGSKTVVARELDEAFRVRGWREARFDQDLITKLTVFPWTSADTPEKQYVIETRNEYGGHKIDNVLDRAVLDVEWNPKDGNLDRDFGNYVSLHEGGVIDMGVILTRVGGDFRHFVRDLIAEVKAVDVPAEYTLWHTRMGKMANDPLGTSTTSNFGKLVPRLERGDGRGCPILAVAITERCYVPPSRTVAEEVLQLAIALQESGQAVADDPDYDDAED from the coding sequence ATGCAGCTCACCGAATCCTGGGCCGAGACGTTCCCGGCCAGCGTGCTCGACCGCTACGACGTCCGCGAGACTCGCAACGCCGCGGCGGTCATGCGCACCACCACTCCGCAGGCCTTCCAGGACATGATTGACGTCCTGGACGGCTTCGAACTGACCCTCGACAAGCTGACCACTCCCGGCGGCAGCAAGACCGTCGTGGCCCGTGAACTCGACGAGGCCTTTCGAGTCCGCGGCTGGCGCGAGGCTCGGTTCGACCAGGATCTCATCACCAAGCTGACAGTGTTCCCGTGGACCTCTGCCGACACCCCGGAGAAGCAGTACGTCATCGAGACCCGCAACGAATACGGCGGACACAAAATCGACAACGTCCTCGACCGCGCGGTTCTCGACGTTGAGTGGAACCCTAAGGACGGCAATCTCGACCGCGACTTCGGCAACTACGTCTCGCTGCATGAGGGCGGAGTGATCGACATGGGCGTGATCCTCACCCGCGTCGGCGGCGACTTCCGCCACTTCGTACGCGATCTCATCGCCGAGGTCAAGGCCGTCGACGTGCCCGCGGAATACACGCTCTGGCATACCCGCATGGGCAAGATGGCCAACGATCCGCTCGGCACGTCCACGACGTCGAACTTCGGCAAGCTCGTACCACGGCTCGAACGCGGTGACGGTCGGGGCTGCCCGATCCTCGCTGTCGCCATCACTGAGCGGTGCTACGTCCCGCCGTCACGAACTGTCGCTGAGGAAGTGCTCCAACTCGCAATCGCGCTCCAGGAGTCGGGACAGGCCGTTGCCGACGATCCAGACTACGACGACGCCGAGGACTAG
- a CDS encoding helix-turn-helix transcriptional regulator, with amino-acid sequence MIRYLTRNEVADRVGLAPGTINAYDRRGYLPEPDAKIGRVNGWLPETIDEWNRNRPGRGARTDLYPKKATCPQET; translated from the coding sequence ATGATTCGCTACCTGACGCGTAACGAGGTTGCCGATCGGGTGGGGCTCGCCCCCGGCACGATCAACGCCTACGATCGGCGCGGCTACCTACCTGAGCCGGACGCGAAGATTGGCCGGGTCAATGGCTGGCTGCCGGAGACGATTGACGAGTGGAACCGTAACCGGCCGGGCCGGGGCGCGAGGACTGACCTTTACCCCAAGAAGGCGACGTGCCCACAGGAGACGTAA
- a CDS encoding nucleotidyltransferase domain-containing protein has protein sequence MQLNKPFATVTPTLDGDVLAILARADAAFTVSQIQRVLESASGEGIRKVVNRLTAQGVVLRDRAGRTNTYRFNTEHLAAEPIKALARLHAAFLDRLEQTLDEWSSTLRYAAVFGSAATGRMTVDSDIDLLLVRATVSDDNADDEWDRRVTELARLVTLWTGNDARLVELTEDEIHAAAAADEPLLRDVAQQGLTVAGTRTWLSTQLRPAARRP, from the coding sequence GTGCAGTTGAACAAGCCATTCGCCACGGTGACGCCGACGTTAGACGGCGACGTCCTCGCCATTCTCGCGCGTGCCGATGCCGCCTTCACCGTCAGTCAGATCCAGCGCGTCCTCGAATCGGCATCGGGCGAAGGCATCCGCAAGGTCGTGAATCGCCTCACCGCCCAGGGAGTGGTCCTGCGCGATCGCGCGGGAAGGACGAACACCTATCGGTTCAACACCGAGCATCTCGCCGCAGAACCAATCAAAGCACTGGCACGCCTGCACGCTGCGTTTCTGGATCGACTCGAGCAGACACTGGACGAATGGAGTTCAACACTGCGCTATGCCGCCGTATTCGGATCAGCAGCAACCGGCCGAATGACCGTCGACAGCGATATCGACCTGCTGCTGGTCCGTGCCACCGTCAGCGATGACAACGCCGACGACGAGTGGGATCGACGGGTAACCGAACTCGCCCGACTGGTCACGCTGTGGACCGGCAACGATGCCCGCTTGGTCGAGCTCACCGAGGATGAAATCCACGCGGCGGCCGCTGCCGATGAACCGCTGCTTCGGGACGTGGCACAACAAGGTTTGACAGTCGCCGGGACCCGAACCTGGCTGAGCACCCAACTGCGTCCGGCGGCTCGGCGACCCTGA
- a CDS encoding MarR family winged helix-turn-helix transcriptional regulator → MTAAPDDTPWLTEGERAAWLAVAALIIKLPNALDGQLQADHGLSFFEYMVLAVLSEQPDRTLQMSDIASATSSSLSRLSHTAKRLEKQGLLRRERVPGPGRRTAAILTDAGHTKVAEAAPSHVRRVRELLVDAVTPDQLRTLNDVGRTVIERIDPPGSACPANDDTCRTRVQQ, encoded by the coding sequence ATGACAGCCGCCCCCGACGACACACCCTGGCTCACCGAAGGAGAACGAGCCGCCTGGCTGGCCGTCGCCGCGCTGATCATCAAGCTCCCCAATGCCCTCGACGGGCAGCTCCAAGCCGACCACGGGTTGAGCTTTTTCGAGTACATGGTCCTGGCCGTGCTCTCCGAGCAGCCCGACCGCACCCTGCAGATGAGCGACATCGCGTCGGCCACGTCGTCGTCGCTGTCACGGCTGTCGCATACCGCGAAGCGCCTCGAGAAGCAGGGTTTGCTGCGCCGCGAACGGGTTCCCGGACCGGGCCGGCGCACCGCGGCGATCCTGACCGACGCCGGCCACACCAAAGTCGCCGAGGCCGCCCCCAGCCACGTCCGCCGGGTGCGCGAGCTCCTCGTCGACGCGGTCACGCCAGACCAGCTGCGCACGCTGAACGACGTCGGCCGCACCGTGATCGAACGGATCGACCCGCCGGGGTCGGCCTGCCCAGCCAACGACGACACGTGCCGGACTCGAGTGCAACAATAG
- a CDS encoding DoxX family protein: MNIALWIVAIVLGVAFLAAGLLKATQPKAKLAENMAWVEDFSDGTVKFIGWAEVLGGIGLVLPAAVNIAPILVPIAATCLAVTMVLAAIVHLRRGEASKVPANIGLFALAAFVAVMRFGPNAF, from the coding sequence ATGAACATCGCACTGTGGATCGTCGCCATCGTCCTCGGCGTCGCGTTTCTGGCGGCCGGGCTGCTGAAGGCGACCCAGCCCAAGGCCAAGCTCGCCGAGAACATGGCGTGGGTCGAGGACTTCTCCGATGGCACCGTCAAGTTCATCGGGTGGGCCGAGGTGCTCGGCGGCATCGGCCTGGTCCTGCCCGCGGCGGTGAACATCGCCCCGATCCTCGTGCCGATCGCCGCCACCTGTCTGGCGGTCACGATGGTGCTCGCGGCGATCGTCCACCTGCGCCGCGGCGAAGCGTCGAAGGTGCCGGCGAACATCGGGCTGTTCGCGCTGGCCGCCTTCGTCGCGGTCATGCGCTTCGGGCCGAACGCCTTCTAG
- a CDS encoding GNAT family N-acetyltransferase, which yields MNTVDLRAATVADVPLILELIRGLAEYENEPDAVHATEALLAHQLFGDDPGAEVVIAEVGGTGAGFALYFHTFSTWEGRRSLYLEDLFVKPEFRGRGVGRALMAHLAATAVRRGCARFEWSVLDWNAPAIGFYRALGAVGMDGWTVQRLDGAALATLAASAPASTG from the coding sequence GTGAACACGGTCGACCTGCGTGCGGCGACGGTCGCCGACGTGCCGCTCATCCTCGAGTTGATCCGGGGACTGGCCGAGTACGAGAACGAGCCCGACGCGGTGCACGCGACCGAGGCGCTGTTGGCCCACCAGTTGTTCGGTGATGACCCCGGCGCCGAGGTGGTCATCGCCGAGGTCGGCGGGACCGGCGCCGGCTTCGCCCTCTACTTCCACACCTTCTCGACGTGGGAGGGCCGTCGCAGCCTCTACCTGGAGGACCTGTTCGTCAAGCCGGAGTTCCGCGGCCGCGGCGTGGGCCGCGCGCTGATGGCACACCTGGCCGCGACCGCCGTGCGCCGCGGCTGCGCCCGCTTCGAGTGGTCGGTCCTCGACTGGAACGCCCCGGCGATCGGTTTCTACCGGGCGTTGGGCGCCGTCGGGATGGACGGCTGGACCGTCCAGCGCCTCGACGGCGCAGCCTTGGCCACCCTGGCCGCGTCCGCGCCGGCGAGCACCGGATAA
- a CDS encoding lipid-transfer protein, whose amino-acid sequence MTNKVYVIGVGMTKFEKPGRRKNDDGSDWDYPDMARESGTKALADAGIDYRRVEQGYVGYVYGESTSGQRALYGLGMTGIPVVNVNNNCSTGSTALFLAAQAIRGGLADCTIALGFEKMKPGSLASTYDDRAQPMDKHIMAMAALRDFAMPAAPWMFATAGLEHMREYGSTPEHFAKIGYKNHQHSVNNPYAQFQDAYTLAEILEAKTISEPLTKLQCSPTSDGSGAAILASERFVDENDLAARAVEIVGQSMVTDFESTFDGSAKALIGHHMNVAAAQQVYDQSGLGPQDFGVIELHDCFSANELLLYEALGLCGDGEAAKLIDNDDTTYGGRWVVNPSGGLISKGHPLGATGLAQCSEITWQLRGDADKRQVPGLSAALQHNIGLGGAAVVTAYQRADR is encoded by the coding sequence ATGACGAACAAGGTTTATGTGATCGGCGTCGGGATGACGAAGTTCGAGAAGCCCGGTCGGCGCAAGAACGACGACGGGTCGGACTGGGACTACCCCGACATGGCCCGCGAATCGGGTACCAAGGCATTGGCCGACGCCGGCATCGATTACCGGCGGGTCGAGCAGGGTTACGTCGGCTACGTGTACGGCGAGTCGACGTCGGGGCAGCGCGCCCTGTACGGGCTCGGCATGACCGGCATCCCCGTCGTCAACGTCAACAACAACTGTTCGACGGGGTCGACGGCGTTGTTCCTGGCCGCCCAGGCGATTCGCGGCGGACTGGCCGACTGCACCATCGCGTTGGGCTTCGAGAAGATGAAGCCGGGCTCGCTGGCCTCGACCTACGACGACCGGGCCCAGCCGATGGACAAGCACATCATGGCCATGGCCGCCCTGCGCGACTTCGCGATGCCCGCGGCGCCGTGGATGTTTGCCACCGCCGGCCTCGAGCACATGCGCGAATACGGTTCGACGCCCGAGCATTTCGCCAAGATCGGGTACAAGAACCACCAGCATTCGGTGAACAATCCGTACGCCCAGTTCCAGGACGCGTACACCCTGGCGGAGATCCTCGAGGCCAAGACGATCAGCGAGCCGCTGACCAAGCTGCAGTGCTCGCCGACCTCGGACGGTTCGGGAGCGGCGATCCTCGCCTCGGAACGTTTCGTCGACGAGAACGACCTGGCGGCGCGCGCGGTGGAGATCGTCGGGCAGTCGATGGTCACTGACTTCGAGAGCACCTTCGACGGGTCGGCCAAGGCGCTCATCGGCCACCACATGAATGTGGCTGCCGCCCAACAGGTTTACGACCAGTCCGGCCTGGGCCCACAGGACTTCGGGGTCATCGAGTTGCACGACTGTTTCTCGGCTAACGAGTTGCTGCTGTACGAGGCCCTCGGCCTGTGCGGCGACGGCGAGGCGGCCAAGCTCATCGACAACGACGACACCACCTATGGCGGTCGATGGGTGGTCAACCCGTCGGGCGGGCTGATCTCCAAGGGGCATCCACTGGGCGCGACCGGGCTGGCCCAATGCAGCGAGATCACCTGGCAGCTCCGCGGCGACGCCGACAAGCGCCAGGTACCCGGACTCTCCGCGGCTCTGCAGCACAACATCGGGCTGGGAGGTGCCGCGGTGGTCACCGCCTACCAGCGCGCCGATCGGTGA